A window of Schistocerca serialis cubense isolate TAMUIC-IGC-003099 chromosome 1, iqSchSeri2.2, whole genome shotgun sequence genomic DNA:
GAGATGGAGGAGACCAAACATTTTCTtgcagaataaaattcaaaatcattgaaaaacggTTCATTAATTAGCAAAAATACGAATGCGGCCACTTTATAATAAGTAGACGCCCCCTTGCTACGTACAGTGTACTAAAACTGAGAAGGTAGCGTTTGTATAAGTTACcagtgtgtaaatattattgtattttgCTGTTTGGCTGATAATATGAGGGAAAAAACGGCAAATTAAATGTGCAACCCTGCTTTTAGCTTGCAGAAATCATAGCCACCTTGCATTTTACTTGGAAGGAGAATAGTGGCGAATGGGTTTCCGGATTTCAAGACGAACGGATCTGAGATACACTTGCTGTAGGTAAATATCAATCACATGCGGCTTTCTTCAGATTGATATTCTATACCCACATCTCTGACTCTCAGTAACTATTTTTCTTTTCCTAGCGCTAAAGCCACCTCCCACATCCCTCGCTGGGACGCCCTTGTTTGGCGATGAAAGCAATTCAGCAAATTTTACAGTCATTGGTAGCAACGACTCGAACCGCCCAGTAAATCAGGacacttttaaaataattcttttctTGTAATCTGAGAACTAACCTTCGGCATGTGAACTCTGGTATTCGAATATTTACGCAAATAGAACCAATCATCGTCAGTCAAATGATTTGCCTCTGCTCCACAGTGCAGCTCTTCCTAGATTCCGTAAAATTTCAGTGTTATGTACTTATTAGTTATTTtgaagtgtcacagcaatgtatttattttttgattaagtATTCTCGTCACCGAACAGCCCACGCTACGATCCCCAGTTTTAAATCGTTCACAGTATGCTGAACCCTCTATATCAGCATTACTTCTGCACcttatttttttctataaaactGGGTTAATACAGCATGGTAGTTCGCTACATTCCAGCTACAATGCAGTTCAGTTCCGTAACCGTCCGTAACACAAGATGATACCATATAGGGTTATTGATTTACGTTTGGCGAAAACaaacaatatttcaacaaaagttACGAAATTTGGTGACGTTCTACTAACTGTCAGCATACAATGAGTTACTGCACTCTCAGTACATCTGCCCATCAGACTGCTGTTGTGTTACAACCATaaatttccacaaatttctcttacgtCTATGCCACTACATCGTCGGTCAACATGTAATCGATATATTGGGAAGCTATTTAGCCACAAGCTGCCATACATGGAAAGTGTCGCATTGTTCCAGTTATGGTCTCAACAGTCCGTAAAAAAGAAATGGAGGTCTCTAACGACTGGCAACAGGTAATGTCTTGGAActaaggaggtttccagtttcttcACTGGAATGGATCTACTGATTGTGTCGAACGACTTGCTGAAGTCTACGAAAATTGCATGAAGCTTTCCCCATCGGTTCACTAGGGCCATTTCTATATAGGTTTGGAGACAGTGTACAGCTTGTGCCGTTGATCTTCCacatctgaaaccaaactgtgaatCCGGGAGTTTCTCATCGATGATATCTCTAAGACGCTTGCACAGTAGTGTTGTAAAGGTCTTGAAAAGAGTGTTCCGTAGTACAATGCTTCTATACGAGTTTGTGCCAGCCTTGTTACCTTTTCCCATGCTCAGTATTGTCACGTTTGAATGTTTCCACTGATCTGGTACAATTTCTCGTTTCAGGCACTCATTCAGGAGTGCTGTGAGGGGAATCGCTAGTACAGGGAACGCAGTTTTCAGGTGCTCGCTATAGATGTCGTCTGGGTCACATGCTTTACTGTTCCTCGTGCTCATAATTCTAccgattatttcttcttctgtgaaaaattcaatctcctgcgtAGGGGCTGAAGTCGCTGTAGGGCTTCTTGCCGGCGGGCGTGTGTCGTTAGCCTGAAAGATTAAGCTTAAATGTCTTTCCCACACTTCCATTGGGATGTTCCCTGGGAATTTTGGTTGCTTCAGCTGAACAGCCTAGGACAGTCTCTGTCTCGCTGATTCTATTAGACGTTTTTTCTCTTCCTCCCAGAATACCCTTTTGTGCTTCCTTAACCTTGGTTCTATACTCTCTCCTCGGCTTACCATTGTGGTCCAAGTCATCCCGTGATTGAGCTCTTCTGGCTTCATGTAGGACGTTGATGGCTTTCTGACTGACTTCGTAACATTCCTTGTTGAACCACGGTTTAGCTTTCCGGTTTGCGATGTCTACTGTGTGACTTGTCTTTAGGATTAGTCCTTCTATCCATGATGCTGCTTCATTGACATTCTCTCCTTGTAACAATGTCGTTGCACAGGTGTCCATCCGTCGCCACTGACCAGTGCTGATATGTCTGCCTTCCTCCTTAGCTTGACTGGATTTTTCGGCCTCTTTTTTACTGTGTTCTCTAGCTGTAGTGATATTTCCACTGCTAGGTGTTTCCTTTCCACTCACAGGATGATGTGTTGTTCTAGTGGTTTCAGTTTGGAGTTCACAAATATGAGGTCAACTGTGCTTGCACCGTTATGACAGAAATAGGTGTGGGTTGCTATATTATTGACAAGTGCAAAGCCTTCCTCTTCCAAGTAGCTCATGACATCTGTCGTTTCCTGTGAAGGGGTGTCTGCAGGGTAATCCAGGTCTCCTGCCAATATGACTGGGTCCTCCTGAGTGGCAGTATCCAAGCACAAACTGATTTCCTCTATAATATTTACTGCTGTGAGGTCAGGCTGAAAGTACACACATATAAGAACACCGACGGCGGTCGTTACTACTAGGAGTGTCTTTATTTGTGGGAGACTGACAAGGGCGAGAAAATTTTCATGATGAGACATGTGATGCCGCTCTTAGGTCTACCCTTTGGGCATTGTTCCGCCGTAACGTTGATTACATAATGCGTGTTTACTTTGTTACTGTATTTTGTAAGGAACGTTTCCATCAGGAACACTATATCATAAGATCTAAAGAAATTATCTTGAACGCGTGCTATTGCTGTGATAAGGCCTTCAATATTCCAGTTTAATGTTTTTAATCT
This region includes:
- the LOC126464769 gene encoding uncharacterized protein LOC126464769 is translated as MSTRNSKACDPDDIYSEHLKTAFPVLAIPLTALLNECLKREIVPDQWKHSNVTILSMGKGNKAGTNSYRSIVLRNTLFKTFTTLLCKRLRDIIDEKLPDSQFGFRCGRSTAQAVHCLQTYIEMALVNRWGKLHAIFVDFSKSFDTISRSIPVKKLETSLVPRHYLLPVVRDLHFFFTDC